Genomic segment of Salvia splendens isolate huo1 chromosome 12, SspV2, whole genome shotgun sequence:
TGATTACCCTCTTTGTTTTCTCAAGGTCGCACTCCATGTTCTTGATCCTATCAAGAGATTGCTGAAGAATTTGGTCCTTCTCAGCTGGAAATTCTCTAGGTTTGCTGTGGAGTTCTTCCAGCAAACTTTCAAGTCTTTGGAGACGCTGTATGCATGGACGAACCATCTCCTCTCTTCTCACAGCTCTCTCGTGGACGTAATGGTTGGTTTTTGGTTCAGGGTCACTCCTTACTACGTTTGGTGGACAAACATTGCTCCGTCTCTTCGAATATTCGATAGGTACCTTTTGGGCTAACAGTGAAAGCTTGACCAGTAAAAACACTAACGGTCTGGACATATAATGGAAACTTCTCTTCACGACTTTCATGGTATGCTTTATGGTACCTGACACAGCCCCAAAACACAATCTTAGGCAAAAGAGTAGAGTATATGgttaaaacaattaattagtGGTATAAAAAGACAAGAGGACTACATACACTCACAATTAGCTTTCTCAATTTACTTGGATCAAAaggtataaataaaaaattaagataaaatgaACGAGCTATAGCTAATCAACATGCACCACACAACAAGAGAGACACAtcaaggagaaaaaaaaaatctctcaTACTTGGTTTGGCATCAGCATCTCTATTTCTTGCACTGTTCATATACATAGACTCATTATCCTGTCCATACTCATCATCCCCATCACTGCCCACTGCACTAAAATACTCACTGGAACTGCTATAGGTATGTGCATCTGATCTTCTGACCTGAAAAAAAGTTATCAATTTATGCATGAGTAGGCAACCACACTGCATTGCTGCCAACAAAAATTCCACGATGACCACAAGAAGAGAGGTGCGTGAAGAGAGGTGCGTTTTTTAGTTGGTATGTGCAAAGTGAGCGAGAGGAATGAAGGGGGAGGAGAGAGATGGAAGGAGGGGGGGAAATAAAGTAACCATATTCTGTTTACATATTGTGCAGTGATATATTATTGAATTACTAATAGTGATTTGCATGTATCATACTCACTTCATGAACAGAAGCCAGTTTTGAATTCACCGAGCTATTTAGTTTTGTTGGTGAAAATGGATCATCACCATCAGACCATGATTCAAGAGTAGAGATATCCCCGCATTTACCCTGAGAATGTGATATACCAAAATGTGACACATGGTATAACAGAAACTAAAAAATGTCAGTTATGAAAAAAACGCTACCTTCAGTGTACGGATTTGAATATATGAGTCACTTGCTGATTTTGCAATATGCCCGACAAGAGCTGGTTCTGCATTGAACATAAGCTACAAAAGGACAATTATTTGCATTAGTAAATAACTACAGATATACAGACTTCGACATCTTGAGCAATGTTCTGCAAGTTGCAATTAGAAGTACGCAAACTGCTCATAATTTTGCTAACCTTTTGTATCTCTGGATCATTCCACGGACCCTTATTAGATCTTAGGCAACCTCCCTCAGTATTGCAAGAGCATGTTCCACCCAAAAACTCAGGTAATTGACTATGGATAAAATGAGAAACTGTTAGATGACATTTTGTTGGAAAACACATATGAGCCAATGCAGAAGAGAAAATTAAACCATGGATCAATGGCTTCCAGTAGTTTTCCTGAAGACTTGGGGTCCAAAACCTGTTTGACAAAGAATTTTTAGATCAATATATGTCGCTGGAAATGGGACAAACAGATATAAGGCATGAATGGATTTGCATATCCTTACATGGATTTTAGAGAGAGTTTTTGGATCCAAAAACTTCTGTGCAGCAGGCCACAGAACCTTCTTGAATCCAGTTCCAGCATTAACAATGTACAAAGAGTGAAGAGTCTGTATATATAAATGGAAACACTTAAAAAGGGAGCGCATAAATAGTCTCAAACCAATATTATCCCTAGAACGAATtgacaacaacaataataacaataatgatGTTTGTGGTGTTAATACTGACGATGACAATAAAGATGATAATGATTACCTCTGGGTAGTAACTATTATCAATCTTTGTCATGGAAGCCAGTAAACTAGTAGCAGTCTTAGTGAAATTCTTTATCCCCTGAAATAACCATCATTGACATTATTCTAGACATCTAATTTCAAAGTTTGTCAACAAATGTGAAGACAAGAAATGTAAGATAAAACTAGAAAACAAATTCCTGAGTTCCCAGCCACTCAGAGAACTATTGTTATAGAAAGGGATGCTCCTTTATTTGCAGAACACAAGAAGCTAGAAAAGAAGTCAATTAAAGCAAAACATAGGATGTAAGAGTCTTTTATTAACAAAACCCAATATAATTATCAGGGAATCAGGAACTATAACTGTTTCAGAGTTGAGTTGATTGACTAACCAGGCCTTGTACATCCAAAATTGTGGTGGAAGAACATATTCGCCTCTTTGCAGAAACAGAACAAGCAGGGAACTTCTCATATATAACCTTCTCAAACTCCTGAACATGATATTTCAAATACCGTTCAATAGAAGTGATGCGCATTAGTTTGCCAGGGTGGGCCCTCCCAAGCCTTTCAATGTATATAGGTCTGCCTTCTTTGTCAACACCATGGTATCCTTGGGGATAACATTGTAAGACTTCCTCCAGCTCTGTAAATTTGAAGTCCTGAAGCAAATGATTACACATTTCATCACTAAAGGTGAAACAATCACTAACCCCCACCTAAGGGTGACATATGTACATGAGTGAGGAGATATCCACTCAGAACTGCTTTTCATCTTTTATAATGTATACCACTTACCTCCAATATGGTGTCCGCTCCATTCTCTTTCCTCCACTGAAGCATGTCTTTCCACATCTGGATGGTTTTGTCAATGTTGAAATCTCTTGCTCTCAGGAATCTGTATACAAATCAATATCATTAACAGTTAGGTTACtgcagaaaaaagaaaagatgaaGGAACCTTATATGACATGGTGAAGATGGGGGAGTGGCAATTACTGGTGCCCCGACCTCCCCACCCAA
This window contains:
- the LOC121756906 gene encoding phosphatidylinositol/phosphatidylcholine transfer protein SFH13-like isoform X2; protein product: MSGQDGFDGYDETRESKSDCENSDDERRKSRIGAFRKRAINASNKFTHSLKKRGKRKVHFGLPSISIEDVRDAREESAVCDLRQKLLDRELLPLKHDDYHTLLRFLRARDFNIDKTIQMWKDMLQWRKENGADTILEDFKFTELEEVLQCYPQGYHGVDKEGRPIYIERLGRAHPGKLMRITSIERYLKYHVQEFEKVIYEKFPACSVSAKRRICSSTTILDVQGLTLHSLYIVNAGTGFKKVLWPAAQKFLDPKTLSKIHVLDPKSSGKLLEAIDPCQLPEFLGGTCSCNTEGGCLRSNKGPWNDPEIQKLMFNAEPALVGHIAKSASDSYIQIRTLKGKCGDISTLESWSDGDDPFSPTKLNSSVNSKLASVHEVRRSDAHTYSSSSEYFSAVGSDGDDEYGQDNESMYMNSARNRDADAKPSTIKHTMKVVKRSFHYMSRPLVFLLVKLSLLAQKVPIEYSKRRSNVCPPNVVRSDPEPKTNHYVHERAVRREEMVRPCIQRLQRLESLLEELHSKPREFPAEKDQILQQSLDRIKNMECDLEKTKRVLHATVVKQLHIAEFLENMRESEFQKRRFFC
- the LOC121756906 gene encoding phosphatidylinositol/phosphatidylcholine transfer protein SFH13-like isoform X1; translated protein: MSGQDGFDGYDETRESKSDCENSDDERRKSRIGAFRKRAINASNKFTHSLKKRGKRKVHFGLPSISIEDVRDAREESAVCDLRQKLLDRELLPLKHDDYHTLLRFLRARDFNIDKTIQMWKDMLQWRKENGADTILEDFKFTELEEVLQCYPQGYHGVDKEGRPIYIERLGRAHPGKLMRITSIERYLKYHVQEFEKVIYEKFPACSVSAKRRICSSTTILDVQGLGIKNFTKTATSLLASMTKIDNSYYPETLHSLYIVNAGTGFKKVLWPAAQKFLDPKTLSKIHVLDPKSSGKLLEAIDPCQLPEFLGGTCSCNTEGGCLRSNKGPWNDPEIQKLMFNAEPALVGHIAKSASDSYIQIRTLKGKCGDISTLESWSDGDDPFSPTKLNSSVNSKLASVHEVRRSDAHTYSSSSEYFSAVGSDGDDEYGQDNESMYMNSARNRDADAKPSTIKHTMKVVKRSFHYMSRPLVFLLVKLSLLAQKVPIEYSKRRSNVCPPNVVRSDPEPKTNHYVHERAVRREEMVRPCIQRLQRLESLLEELHSKPREFPAEKDQILQQSLDRIKNMECDLEKTKRVLHATVVKQLHIAEFLENMRESEFQKRRFFC